Sequence from the Curtobacterium sp. MCLR17_007 genome:
CCGCACAATCGACTGCTACTCAGCAAATCGGGATCATCGGACGCGGAACAACGATGCGCCCCCGCGAGAACGCGGGGGCGCATCTGACGCACCGGGACAACCGGGGCTCCGTCGGCCGGATCAGGAGGCCGTGTCGCACGCTCGGCGATCCCATGGCGGTGCGTACGTCGACGGTAACCAGCCGCCTGACGCTGGAGTCATGTTACTCACGGCACACGTCCGAGCGCGGAAACCGGACCGATCTTCAGGAGACGTCCACCTCGACGGAGTCGACCTCGTCGACGACCGAGGTCCCGACGTGCAGCGTGACGGTCCCCGGTTCGTACGCCCAGGCACCGTCCCAGTGCGCGAACGCCCGCGCGGGCACCCTGACGGACACCTCGGTGGACTCGCCGGCGTCCAGGCGCACCGGGGCGAAGCCGACGAGCCAGCGCACCGGACGGTCGACCGACGACGTCTCGCGCGAGGCGTAGACCTGCACGACCTGCTTGCCGGCCCGGTCCCCGGTGTTCGTGGCGACCGCGGTCACGACGACCTCGCCGCCCGCGCGCACCGACGGCGTCGCCGTGACGTCCTCGATCGTCCAGTTCGTGTAGCCGAGGCCGTGGCCGAACGGGTACGCGGGTGTGACGCCCGCGCGCAGCCATGCCCGGTAGCCAATGTGCACCCCCTCGTCGTAGGAGACCCTGCCGTCGACCGGGGTCACGTCGAGCACGGGGACGTCGGCCATCGCGACGGGCCAGGTCGTGGGCAGGCGCCCGCCGGGCTCGCGCGCGCCGGTCAGGACGTCGGCCAGGGCGTTGCCGTACTCCTGCCCGCCGAACCAGGTCAGCAGCACCGCGGCCACGTCGTCGCGCCAGGGCATCTCGACCGGGGACCCGGCGTTGACGACCACGACGGTGCGCGGGTTCGCGGCGACGACCGCCGCGACGAGCTCGTCCTGGTGCCCGGGCAGGGCGAGCGAGGTCCGGTCGTAGCCCTCGGACTCGACCTTCGAGTTCGTGCCGACGACGACGACGGCGACGTCGGCGGCCCGTGCGGCGGCCACGGCGGCGTCGATCAGCACGGCGGGGTCGTCGTCCGAGGGCTCGGTGCCGAACTGGTAGGCCAGCACCCCGCCGAGCGTCTCGTCCTGCACCACGTCGTGCTCGATGCGGATCGCCACCGGCTGGCCCTCGGTCACCCGGACGGGCACCGAGCGCGCCGGCGGGTTCAGGAACGCAGCACCGAGCTGGTCGCCCTCGTACGGCACGTCCTCGTCGAGCACGAGTTCGTCGTCGACCCACATCCGCGAGCGTCCGGCGGCGCCGATGCCGATCCGGACGGTCCCGGTGGACTGCGCGGTGTACGTGGTCGTGATGTCGAGCCGGTCCGCCTCGCGCGTCGGGGCGTCGCCGCCGAACCAGAACAGCGCGGTCGCCTGCCGGTCCTCGACGTACAGCTCCTGTCCGTCGCGGACGAACGCCACGCGGGCGCCGGGCTCCCCCGTGCCCGGGTTGGTGATCGTCGACAGCGGGAACTCGGCGATGCCCTCCTGCACGACGGCACCGATGGCGTACTCGACGGTCGCCGCCGGGTACGCCGCGCGGATGCCGTCGAGGGGCGAGACCACCGAGGACGGCACGACCGTCGCCGATCCCCCGCCCTGGGTGCGCGCCTGGTCGGCGTTGTGCCCGATGACCGCGATGCGGGTCGGGGCAGCGGCGTCGTCCGGGCCGGCGAGCGGCAGGAGGCCGGTGTTGCGGACGAGGACGGTGCCCTCGGCCTCGGCCTCGCGGACGAACGCGATGCCGTCCTCGACGTTCCCCGGGGTGGCGGCCACCGCGTCGAACCCCTCGAGTGCTCCCACCCGGGCGGCCAGGGTCAGGATGCGGTGCACCTTGCGGTCGACGGCTGCCATCGGCACGTCCCCGGACCGCACGGCCTCCAGCAGCGGCCCCTCGCTCCACCACGGGTTCGGTCCGGGCATGGCGACGTCCTGCGACGCCTTGGCCGCAGCCACCGAGCGCACCCCGGTCCAGTCGGACACGACGATGCCGTCGAAGCCCCACTCCGAGTTGAGCG
This genomic interval carries:
- a CDS encoding glycoside hydrolase family 3 C-terminal domain-containing protein — protein: MTTVENLGSASAPEPLDERIDALVGRLSTEQKAQLLTGRDFWTTWPVDEIGLRPMLMSDGPSGVRGEVWDERDPSLNLPSATALSASWDRAIAKRYGAAAAVEARRKGVDVVLGPTINLHRSPLGGRHFEAFSEDPVLTGDLAASYVAGVQENGVAATPKHYVANDYETDRFTASTEVSDRALRELYLLAFEKAVTEAHAWALMSSYNGINGVTASENDLLETPLNSEWGFDGIVVSDWTGVRSVAAAKASQDVAMPGPNPWWSEGPLLEAVRSGDVPMAAVDRKVHRILTLAARVGALEGFDAVAATPGNVEDGIAFVREAEAEGTVLVRNTGLLPLAGPDDAAAPTRIAVIGHNADQARTQGGGSATVVPSSVVSPLDGIRAAYPAATVEYAIGAVVQEGIAEFPLSTITNPGTGEPGARVAFVRDGQELYVEDRQATALFWFGGDAPTREADRLDITTTYTAQSTGTVRIGIGAAGRSRMWVDDELVLDEDVPYEGDQLGAAFLNPPARSVPVRVTEGQPVAIRIEHDVVQDETLGGVLAYQFGTEPSDDDPAVLIDAAVAAARAADVAVVVVGTNSKVESEGYDRTSLALPGHQDELVAAVVAANPRTVVVVNAGSPVEMPWRDDVAAVLLTWFGGQEYGNALADVLTGAREPGGRLPTTWPVAMADVPVLDVTPVDGRVSYDEGVHIGYRAWLRAGVTPAYPFGHGLGYTNWTIEDVTATPSVRAGGEVVVTAVATNTGDRAGKQVVQVYASRETSSVDRPVRWLVGFAPVRLDAGESTEVSVRVPARAFAHWDGAWAYEPGTVTLHVGTSVVDEVDSVEVDVS